In the genome of Sebastes umbrosus isolate fSebUmb1 chromosome 14, fSebUmb1.pri, whole genome shotgun sequence, one region contains:
- the gprc5ba gene encoding G protein-coupled receptor, class C, group 5, member Ba isoform X1, with product MAFLPVLLLLLLTVVQCATNQDMSPYEALPRGCGWGLVHPYTLLCDLDSIWGVAVESVAAGGVLTAILLALILLCRLHHISEAEKRSGVGPILLLLLGVLGLFGLSFAYLIEQDESLCLLRRALWGLLFAVCFSCLLVQGVRLRRIGRERRSPGGCALTGLALGLSAVQGIIAAEWLLLTVLREGRAACQYLPVDFSLACSYVLALLLVALTAASLALCGKTRQWRCNAIWLVVTCLLSLLLWVAWVGFYLYGNAWLGRSPEWNDPALAIALVAQGWLLLIFHAIPEAHICLRPPPQPTAPDYFDTSQNSTRMRETSFDEDIPLSHRQFVENQGYGYSDENAAGTAQSNISEQTRAMCADRNVGQSLRTGGGAGQHNSNTGPRPSAPFRSNVYQPTEMTMILNGGAVSTSSQSQVPSAPPTYTGRQLW from the exons ATGGCGTTCCTCCcagtcctcctcctgctgctgctgactgttGTTCAATGTGCCACCAATCAAGACATGAGCCCGTACGAGGCTCTCCCAAGAGGCTGCGGATGGGGCCTTGTGCATCCCTACACCCTCCTCTGTGACCTGGACTCCATATGGGGTGTTGCTGTCGAGTCAGTGGCCGCCGGCGGGGTGCTGACTGCCATCTTGCTGGCCCTAATCCTGCTGTGCCGCTTGCACCACATCAGCGAGGCCGAGAAGCGCAGCGGCGTGGGACccatcctcctgctgctcctcggCGTCCTCGGCTTGTTCGGCCTGAGCTTCGCTTACCTGATCGAGCAGGATGAGTCTTTGTGTTTGCTCCGCAGGGCCCTGTGGGGTCTCCTGTTTGCCGTCTGCTTCTCCTGCTTATTGGTGCAGGGCGTCCGCCTTCGCAGGATTGGCCGCGAGCGCCGGAGCCCCGGGGGCTGCGCCCTAACAGGCCTCGCGCTGGGTTTGAGTGCCGTGCAGGGCATCATCGCCGCCGAGTGGCTACTTCTCACCGTGCTGAGGGAGGGACGAGCTGCCTGTCAGTACCTGCCGGTGGATTTCTCGCTGGCCTGCAGCTACGTGCTAGCTCTCCTGCTAGTCGCGCTGACTGCCGCCTCCCTGGCCCTGTGTGGGAAGACACGCCAGTGGCGCTGCAATGCCATCTGGCTAGTGGTGACCTGCCTGCTGTCGCTGCTGCTGTGGGTGGCCTGGGTGGGCTTCTATCTGTACGGCAACGCCTGGCTGGGGAGGTCCCCGGAATGGAACGACCCGGCACTGGCCATCGCTTTAGTGGCTCAGGGCTGGCTGCTGCTGATCTTCCACGCCATTCCTGAAGCCCACATCTGCCTGAGACCCCCTCCTCAGCCCACCGCCCCAGATTACTTTGACACCTCCCAGAACTCGACACGGATGAGGGAGACCAGCTTCGACGAAGACATCCCTCTCTCCCACAGGCAGTTTGTGGAGAACCAGGGCTACGGATACAGCGACGAGAACGCTGCAGGTACAGCACAATCCAATATTTCAGAGCAGACACGCGCAATGTGTGCGGACAGGAATGTAGGCCAAA GCTTGAGGACTGGTGGCGGTGCCGGGCAACACAACAGCAACACCGGCCCCAGACCCAGCGCTCCTTTCCGCAGCAACGTCTACCAACCCACCGAGATGACCATGATCCTGAACGGGGGAGCGGTGAGTACATCCTCCCAGTCACAG GTGCCCTCTGCCCCTCCAACCTACACGGGGAGGCAGCTGTGGTGA
- the gprc5ba gene encoding G protein-coupled receptor, class C, group 5, member Ba isoform X2: MAFLPVLLLLLLTVVQCATNQDMSPYEALPRGCGWGLVHPYTLLCDLDSIWGVAVESVAAGGVLTAILLALILLCRLHHISEAEKRSGVGPILLLLLGVLGLFGLSFAYLIEQDESLCLLRRALWGLLFAVCFSCLLVQGVRLRRIGRERRSPGGCALTGLALGLSAVQGIIAAEWLLLTVLREGRAACQYLPVDFSLACSYVLALLLVALTAASLALCGKTRQWRCNAIWLVVTCLLSLLLWVAWVGFYLYGNAWLGRSPEWNDPALAIALVAQGWLLLIFHAIPEAHICLRPPPQPTAPDYFDTSQNSTRMRETSFDEDIPLSHRQFVENQGYGYSDENAAGTAQSNISEQTRAMCADRNVGQSLRTGGGAGQHNSNTGPRPSAPFRSNVYQPTEMTMILNGGAVPSAPPTYTGRQLW, translated from the exons ATGGCGTTCCTCCcagtcctcctcctgctgctgctgactgttGTTCAATGTGCCACCAATCAAGACATGAGCCCGTACGAGGCTCTCCCAAGAGGCTGCGGATGGGGCCTTGTGCATCCCTACACCCTCCTCTGTGACCTGGACTCCATATGGGGTGTTGCTGTCGAGTCAGTGGCCGCCGGCGGGGTGCTGACTGCCATCTTGCTGGCCCTAATCCTGCTGTGCCGCTTGCACCACATCAGCGAGGCCGAGAAGCGCAGCGGCGTGGGACccatcctcctgctgctcctcggCGTCCTCGGCTTGTTCGGCCTGAGCTTCGCTTACCTGATCGAGCAGGATGAGTCTTTGTGTTTGCTCCGCAGGGCCCTGTGGGGTCTCCTGTTTGCCGTCTGCTTCTCCTGCTTATTGGTGCAGGGCGTCCGCCTTCGCAGGATTGGCCGCGAGCGCCGGAGCCCCGGGGGCTGCGCCCTAACAGGCCTCGCGCTGGGTTTGAGTGCCGTGCAGGGCATCATCGCCGCCGAGTGGCTACTTCTCACCGTGCTGAGGGAGGGACGAGCTGCCTGTCAGTACCTGCCGGTGGATTTCTCGCTGGCCTGCAGCTACGTGCTAGCTCTCCTGCTAGTCGCGCTGACTGCCGCCTCCCTGGCCCTGTGTGGGAAGACACGCCAGTGGCGCTGCAATGCCATCTGGCTAGTGGTGACCTGCCTGCTGTCGCTGCTGCTGTGGGTGGCCTGGGTGGGCTTCTATCTGTACGGCAACGCCTGGCTGGGGAGGTCCCCGGAATGGAACGACCCGGCACTGGCCATCGCTTTAGTGGCTCAGGGCTGGCTGCTGCTGATCTTCCACGCCATTCCTGAAGCCCACATCTGCCTGAGACCCCCTCCTCAGCCCACCGCCCCAGATTACTTTGACACCTCCCAGAACTCGACACGGATGAGGGAGACCAGCTTCGACGAAGACATCCCTCTCTCCCACAGGCAGTTTGTGGAGAACCAGGGCTACGGATACAGCGACGAGAACGCTGCAGGTACAGCACAATCCAATATTTCAGAGCAGACACGCGCAATGTGTGCGGACAGGAATGTAGGCCAAA GCTTGAGGACTGGTGGCGGTGCCGGGCAACACAACAGCAACACCGGCCCCAGACCCAGCGCTCCTTTCCGCAGCAACGTCTACCAACCCACCGAGATGACCATGATCCTGAACGGGGGAGCG GTGCCCTCTGCCCCTCCAACCTACACGGGGAGGCAGCTGTGGTGA
- the gprc5ba gene encoding G protein-coupled receptor, class C, group 5, member Ba isoform X3 → MAFLPVLLLLLLTVVQCATNQDMSPYEALPRGCGWGLVHPYTLLCDLDSIWGVAVESVAAGGVLTAILLALILLCRLHHISEAEKRSGVGPILLLLLGVLGLFGLSFAYLIEQDESLCLLRRALWGLLFAVCFSCLLVQGVRLRRIGRERRSPGGCALTGLALGLSAVQGIIAAEWLLLTVLREGRAACQYLPVDFSLACSYVLALLLVALTAASLALCGKTRQWRCNAIWLVVTCLLSLLLWVAWVGFYLYGNAWLGRSPEWNDPALAIALVAQGWLLLIFHAIPEAHICLRPPPQPTAPDYFDTSQNSTRMRETSFDEDIPLSHRQFVENQGYGYSDENAAGLRTGGGAGQHNSNTGPRPSAPFRSNVYQPTEMTMILNGGAVSTSSQSQVPSAPPTYTGRQLW, encoded by the exons ATGGCGTTCCTCCcagtcctcctcctgctgctgctgactgttGTTCAATGTGCCACCAATCAAGACATGAGCCCGTACGAGGCTCTCCCAAGAGGCTGCGGATGGGGCCTTGTGCATCCCTACACCCTCCTCTGTGACCTGGACTCCATATGGGGTGTTGCTGTCGAGTCAGTGGCCGCCGGCGGGGTGCTGACTGCCATCTTGCTGGCCCTAATCCTGCTGTGCCGCTTGCACCACATCAGCGAGGCCGAGAAGCGCAGCGGCGTGGGACccatcctcctgctgctcctcggCGTCCTCGGCTTGTTCGGCCTGAGCTTCGCTTACCTGATCGAGCAGGATGAGTCTTTGTGTTTGCTCCGCAGGGCCCTGTGGGGTCTCCTGTTTGCCGTCTGCTTCTCCTGCTTATTGGTGCAGGGCGTCCGCCTTCGCAGGATTGGCCGCGAGCGCCGGAGCCCCGGGGGCTGCGCCCTAACAGGCCTCGCGCTGGGTTTGAGTGCCGTGCAGGGCATCATCGCCGCCGAGTGGCTACTTCTCACCGTGCTGAGGGAGGGACGAGCTGCCTGTCAGTACCTGCCGGTGGATTTCTCGCTGGCCTGCAGCTACGTGCTAGCTCTCCTGCTAGTCGCGCTGACTGCCGCCTCCCTGGCCCTGTGTGGGAAGACACGCCAGTGGCGCTGCAATGCCATCTGGCTAGTGGTGACCTGCCTGCTGTCGCTGCTGCTGTGGGTGGCCTGGGTGGGCTTCTATCTGTACGGCAACGCCTGGCTGGGGAGGTCCCCGGAATGGAACGACCCGGCACTGGCCATCGCTTTAGTGGCTCAGGGCTGGCTGCTGCTGATCTTCCACGCCATTCCTGAAGCCCACATCTGCCTGAGACCCCCTCCTCAGCCCACCGCCCCAGATTACTTTGACACCTCCCAGAACTCGACACGGATGAGGGAGACCAGCTTCGACGAAGACATCCCTCTCTCCCACAGGCAGTTTGTGGAGAACCAGGGCTACGGATACAGCGACGAGAACGCTGCAG GCTTGAGGACTGGTGGCGGTGCCGGGCAACACAACAGCAACACCGGCCCCAGACCCAGCGCTCCTTTCCGCAGCAACGTCTACCAACCCACCGAGATGACCATGATCCTGAACGGGGGAGCGGTGAGTACATCCTCCCAGTCACAG GTGCCCTCTGCCCCTCCAACCTACACGGGGAGGCAGCTGTGGTGA
- the gprc5ba gene encoding G protein-coupled receptor, class C, group 5, member Ba isoform X4 yields the protein MAFLPVLLLLLLTVVQCATNQDMSPYEALPRGCGWGLVHPYTLLCDLDSIWGVAVESVAAGGVLTAILLALILLCRLHHISEAEKRSGVGPILLLLLGVLGLFGLSFAYLIEQDESLCLLRRALWGLLFAVCFSCLLVQGVRLRRIGRERRSPGGCALTGLALGLSAVQGIIAAEWLLLTVLREGRAACQYLPVDFSLACSYVLALLLVALTAASLALCGKTRQWRCNAIWLVVTCLLSLLLWVAWVGFYLYGNAWLGRSPEWNDPALAIALVAQGWLLLIFHAIPEAHICLRPPPQPTAPDYFDTSQNSTRMRETSFDEDIPLSHRQFVENQGYGYSDENAAGLRTGGGAGQHNSNTGPRPSAPFRSNVYQPTEMTMILNGGAVPSAPPTYTGRQLW from the exons ATGGCGTTCCTCCcagtcctcctcctgctgctgctgactgttGTTCAATGTGCCACCAATCAAGACATGAGCCCGTACGAGGCTCTCCCAAGAGGCTGCGGATGGGGCCTTGTGCATCCCTACACCCTCCTCTGTGACCTGGACTCCATATGGGGTGTTGCTGTCGAGTCAGTGGCCGCCGGCGGGGTGCTGACTGCCATCTTGCTGGCCCTAATCCTGCTGTGCCGCTTGCACCACATCAGCGAGGCCGAGAAGCGCAGCGGCGTGGGACccatcctcctgctgctcctcggCGTCCTCGGCTTGTTCGGCCTGAGCTTCGCTTACCTGATCGAGCAGGATGAGTCTTTGTGTTTGCTCCGCAGGGCCCTGTGGGGTCTCCTGTTTGCCGTCTGCTTCTCCTGCTTATTGGTGCAGGGCGTCCGCCTTCGCAGGATTGGCCGCGAGCGCCGGAGCCCCGGGGGCTGCGCCCTAACAGGCCTCGCGCTGGGTTTGAGTGCCGTGCAGGGCATCATCGCCGCCGAGTGGCTACTTCTCACCGTGCTGAGGGAGGGACGAGCTGCCTGTCAGTACCTGCCGGTGGATTTCTCGCTGGCCTGCAGCTACGTGCTAGCTCTCCTGCTAGTCGCGCTGACTGCCGCCTCCCTGGCCCTGTGTGGGAAGACACGCCAGTGGCGCTGCAATGCCATCTGGCTAGTGGTGACCTGCCTGCTGTCGCTGCTGCTGTGGGTGGCCTGGGTGGGCTTCTATCTGTACGGCAACGCCTGGCTGGGGAGGTCCCCGGAATGGAACGACCCGGCACTGGCCATCGCTTTAGTGGCTCAGGGCTGGCTGCTGCTGATCTTCCACGCCATTCCTGAAGCCCACATCTGCCTGAGACCCCCTCCTCAGCCCACCGCCCCAGATTACTTTGACACCTCCCAGAACTCGACACGGATGAGGGAGACCAGCTTCGACGAAGACATCCCTCTCTCCCACAGGCAGTTTGTGGAGAACCAGGGCTACGGATACAGCGACGAGAACGCTGCAG GCTTGAGGACTGGTGGCGGTGCCGGGCAACACAACAGCAACACCGGCCCCAGACCCAGCGCTCCTTTCCGCAGCAACGTCTACCAACCCACCGAGATGACCATGATCCTGAACGGGGGAGCG GTGCCCTCTGCCCCTCCAACCTACACGGGGAGGCAGCTGTGGTGA